DNA from Comamonas serinivorans:
ACATTCATGGCCATCGACACGGACACCCGCCCATGCGTTCACCCATGCGGGCCGGGTAGCGCAGCGGCGGGCGGATCATCTGCGGGCGTCGCCATGCCGAGCCGCCCTGAGCCTGGCCAGCGGCCATCCGCTCACGGGGTGTCCGGAGCGGGCCCGCGGATGCAGCCGGCACCGGCGCGGCTTTCTATACTTCGCCGGCGGTGGCGGCCGACTGGCACAGCCGGGTCCACCGCCCGTTTTTCGGCCCGACCGGGCGCGCCTTGCCGGCGCCGACCTGGCCGGGCGTGCTCGATGTTTCAGGAGTTCCCATGAGTCAACCCCGCTTTTCCACCTGCGACCTGTGCGACACCCACGAAGGCGACGTCAGCGGCGCCTTCCGCGTGCTGGCGCCCGGCTACCACAGCTACGGCGGCGTGCGCCACTTCTTTGGTCCGGCCGTGGTCCTGCGCGCGCTGGAGGACAACTCCAAGGTGCGAGATCTGCTGGCCACGCCGGGTGGCGGGCGCGTGCTGGTGGTCGATGGCGGCGGCTCGATGCGCCGCGCGCTGGTGGGCGGCAACCTGGCCGTGAACGGCGCCAAGAACGGCTGGGCCGGCATCGTGGTGCACGGCTGCGTGCGCGACGTGGCGGAGCTGCGCGCGGCCGACATCGGCATCCGCGCGCTGGGCACCCACCCCATGCGCACGGCCAAGCTCGGCACCGGCGAGGTGGACGTGCCGGTCCAGATCGGCGGCGTGTTCGTGCGCCCCGGCGACTGGGTCTATGCCGATGACGATGGCATCGTCATCAGCGACCGCGCTCTGCACGCGTGATGGGGTATGGCCTGGTTGCCGTTTGTTTGAGAACGGCAATCCAGGAATACTGCCAATTTTGAAAGGCTGAGTAGGATGCCGGTTTGGGCAGCGCCATGCCAAGGTGTCGCCGCCCGCCCCAGCGTTGCACAAGGGCGTGCAGGCAGACTGCGCGCGTCCCCTATCTAACGCTGCCCGAGCGCGGCAGGCCACCTGAACAGCCCACGCCTGCGCGCACGCGGGTTCAGCCCCGCGTGCGTCGCGCGCCGCTCCGGTCACCAGGCGTGCTGGGCGTCCACCGGAAAGCTGCCGTCCTTCACGGCACGCACGTAGGCTTCCATGGCTTCGCGCACGCCGCCTGCGCCTTCCATGAAGTTGCGCACGAACTTGGGGTTCTTGCCCAGGTTGATGCCCAGCATGTCGTGCATGACCAGCACCTGGCCGGCCGTGCCCTTGCCGGCCCCGATGCCGATGGTGGCGCAATGCGGCAGCTCCAGCGTCAGCTGGGCCGAGAGCTCGGCCGGCACCATCTCCAGCACCAGCATGGTGGCGCCCGCGTCCTGCAGGGCCAGCGCTTCTTCGCGCAGGCGCGCGGCGCTGTCGCCCCGACCCTGCACCCGGTAGCCGCCCAGGGCGTGCACGGTCTGCGGCGTCAGCCCGAGGTGGGCGCAGATCGGGATGCC
Protein-coding regions in this window:
- the rraA gene encoding ribonuclease E activity regulator RraA produces the protein MSQPRFSTCDLCDTHEGDVSGAFRVLAPGYHSYGGVRHFFGPAVVLRALEDNSKVRDLLATPGGGRVLVVDGGGSMRRALVGGNLAVNGAKNGWAGIVVHGCVRDVAELRAADIGIRALGTHPMRTAKLGTGEVDVPVQIGGVFVRPGDWVYADDDGIVISDRALHA